Proteins encoded by one window of Oceanithermus desulfurans:
- a CDS encoding ABC transporter ATP-binding protein — protein MSASSPAEAHLTVENVSKRYGRKPVLEGVSFTLAPGEVYALAGPNGSGKTTLIRMVTGLAFPTSGRVLMLGENIHEGGFAVRRHLGAVVEAPAAFYPYLTGRANLERLAWLSGLAGAAERIRDVLFALELVAVADQPVAGYSLGQRQRLGLAAAILARPKVLVLDEPTSGLDPDGIQKVHEILREQAASGVSVLLSTHHLREVSAYTDRVGILGGGRLIDEVVMEGASERHRLRVSEPERALAVLQTLPFVEEAERKGEVLVVRGPVDAIAAALVGDGHRIFEVTADYFDLYEYYRERIKHV, from the coding sequence ATGTCCGCCAGCAGCCCGGCCGAGGCCCACCTTACGGTCGAGAACGTCAGCAAGCGCTACGGGCGCAAACCCGTGCTCGAAGGGGTGAGCTTCACCCTGGCCCCCGGGGAGGTCTACGCCCTGGCGGGGCCCAACGGCTCGGGGAAGACGACGCTGATCCGCATGGTCACCGGCCTCGCCTTTCCCACGAGCGGGCGGGTGCTGATGCTGGGCGAGAACATCCACGAGGGCGGATTCGCCGTCCGCCGGCACCTGGGCGCGGTCGTCGAGGCGCCGGCGGCCTTCTACCCCTACCTGACGGGACGGGCCAACCTGGAGCGGCTGGCCTGGCTCTCGGGGCTGGCGGGCGCGGCCGAGCGCATCCGCGACGTCCTCTTCGCGCTCGAGCTGGTGGCCGTGGCCGACCAGCCGGTGGCCGGCTACTCCCTGGGCCAGCGGCAGCGCCTGGGCCTGGCGGCGGCCATCCTGGCCCGGCCCAAGGTGCTCGTCCTCGACGAGCCCACGAGCGGCCTCGACCCCGACGGCATCCAGAAGGTGCACGAGATCCTGCGCGAACAGGCGGCCAGCGGCGTCTCGGTGCTGCTCTCCACCCACCACCTGCGCGAGGTCTCGGCCTACACCGACCGGGTGGGTATCCTCGGCGGCGGCCGCCTCATCGACGAGGTGGTGATGGAGGGCGCCTCCGAGCGTCACCGCCTGCGCGTCAGCGAACCCGAGCGGGCGCTGGCGGTGCTGCAGACCCTGCCCTTCGTCGAGGAGGCCGAGCGCAAGGGCGAGGTGCTGGTGGTGCGCGGCCCGGTCGACGCCATCGCGGCGGCGCTGGTCGGCGACGGGCACCGCATCTTCGAGGTGACGGCCGACTACTTCGACCTCTACGAGTACTACCGGGAGCGGATCAAGCATGTTTAG
- a CDS encoding c-type cytochrome has protein sequence MKKIAFLIGVLALGALALAASGEQVYAQCAGCHQANGQGVPGAFPPLAKELPLIVAKGDAGRQFLIQVVLFGVQGPIVAQGKTYNSAMPPYGHLSDADVAAVLNYALTAWGNDKLLPEGFKPLTAEEVKALRATKLSPQQVFENWKKLGLK, from the coding sequence ATGAAAAAAATCGCGTTTCTGATCGGTGTTCTCGCGCTCGGCGCGCTGGCCCTGGCGGCCAGCGGCGAGCAGGTCTACGCGCAGTGCGCCGGCTGCCACCAGGCCAACGGCCAGGGGGTTCCCGGGGCCTTCCCGCCGCTGGCCAAGGAGCTGCCGCTGATCGTCGCCAAGGGCGACGCCGGTCGCCAGTTCCTGATCCAGGTGGTCCTTTTCGGGGTCCAGGGTCCGATCGTGGCCCAGGGGAAGACCTACAACAGCGCCATGCCGCCCTACGGCCACCTTTCCGACGCCGACGTGGCGGCGGTGCTCAACTACGCCCTCACCGCCTGGGGCAACGACAAGCTGCTGCCTGAGGGGTTCAAGCCGCTTACGGCCGAAGAGGTGAAGGCGCTGCGCGCCACCAAGCTGAGCCCCCAGCAGGTCTTCGAGAACTGGAAGAAGCTGGGTCTGAAGTAG
- the topA gene encoding type I DNA topoisomerase, which translates to MSGKTLVVVESPAKAKTIKKILGSNYEVKASVGHVADLPQRDLGVDLERDFEPKYVVKKEKQKVVSDLKKAAQKAGRVLLATDPDREGEAISWHVARLLDLDPNQPLRVHFHEITPRVIKEAVKKPTPIDQNLVDAQQARRVLDRLVGYNLSPVLSAQFRQRALSAGRVQSVALRLVTEREAEIEAFVPKEYWTLTGRFEAGARFDAELYEIDGKRVLDKKKEAFLITSEEQARAVEAEVRQVPAWQVAAVERKEKKRHALPPFTTSTLQQAASSRLGWGAGRTMRVAQRLYEGVNLGPEGPVGLITYMRTDSVRVAPEAIAEARGFIPKAYGPEYLPSKPNHYRGKKSNVQDAHEAIRPTSVNRRPEQVKPFLSDEEFKLYDLIWRRFVASQMTSAVYDQTVITVTGGRFTFRAAGSILKFDGFLRVWGRDQTEEPPLPEVAQGASARLVELAAEQHFTQPPPRYTDASLVKKMEELGIGRPSTYAPTIDTLERRAYVERQGRALKPTELGKRVVEFLVEHFPKVVAYEFTARVEDRLDEVEEGKQPWPEVVREFYQPFTEELERVPRKTCPVCGRPLEIKVSRYGQFLGCTGYPECSYTEPLEEKKEAEPIGEDCPKCGAPLVRKWGRYGSFIACSAYPKCDYTRDEAPSTGITCPKCKEGEIVQKTSRRGKPYWRCNKQGCDFLVFDPPTEQTCPKCGWIMVKKGKREVLKCSNPDCEDYAYPNFKNRPPRGKGGGRKKTRKKSAAKKKSGPKATWADLQPFAAGLEEAERRLVVQVEGEGMPLEQAAANLGVTAEEAARLHKRAMFKLRMAYGRAKKSGA; encoded by the coding sequence ATGTCGGGAAAGACCCTGGTCGTGGTCGAGTCGCCCGCGAAGGCCAAGACCATCAAGAAAATTCTGGGCTCGAACTACGAGGTCAAGGCCAGCGTCGGCCACGTGGCCGACCTGCCGCAGCGCGACCTGGGCGTGGACCTGGAGCGCGACTTCGAGCCCAAGTACGTGGTCAAGAAGGAGAAGCAAAAGGTCGTCAGCGACCTCAAGAAGGCGGCGCAGAAGGCGGGCCGGGTGCTGCTCGCCACCGACCCCGACCGCGAGGGCGAGGCCATCAGCTGGCACGTTGCCCGGCTTCTGGACCTCGATCCGAACCAGCCCCTGAGGGTGCACTTTCACGAGATCACCCCCCGGGTGATCAAGGAGGCGGTCAAGAAGCCCACCCCCATCGATCAGAACCTGGTCGACGCCCAGCAGGCGCGGCGGGTGCTCGACCGGCTCGTGGGCTACAACCTCAGCCCCGTCCTCTCGGCGCAGTTCCGCCAGCGGGCGCTCTCGGCCGGCCGGGTGCAGTCGGTGGCGCTGCGGCTCGTGACCGAGCGCGAGGCCGAGATCGAGGCCTTCGTGCCGAAGGAGTACTGGACCCTCACCGGCCGCTTCGAGGCGGGGGCGCGCTTCGACGCCGAGCTCTACGAGATCGACGGGAAGCGCGTGCTCGACAAGAAGAAGGAGGCCTTCCTCATCACCTCCGAGGAGCAGGCGCGGGCGGTGGAGGCCGAGGTCAGGCAGGTTCCCGCCTGGCAGGTGGCCGCGGTGGAGCGCAAGGAGAAGAAGCGCCACGCGCTGCCCCCCTTCACCACCTCGACGCTGCAGCAGGCGGCCTCGAGCCGCCTCGGCTGGGGCGCGGGCCGCACCATGCGCGTCGCCCAGCGCCTCTACGAGGGCGTCAACCTGGGCCCCGAGGGGCCGGTGGGCCTGATCACCTACATGCGCACCGACTCGGTGCGCGTCGCCCCCGAGGCGATCGCCGAGGCGCGCGGCTTCATCCCCAAGGCCTACGGTCCCGAATACCTGCCGTCCAAGCCCAACCACTACCGGGGTAAGAAGTCGAACGTTCAGGACGCGCACGAGGCCATCCGCCCCACCTCGGTGAACCGCCGCCCCGAGCAGGTGAAGCCCTTCCTCTCGGACGAGGAGTTCAAGCTCTACGATCTGATCTGGCGCCGCTTCGTGGCCAGCCAGATGACCTCGGCGGTCTACGACCAGACGGTGATTACCGTGACCGGTGGCCGCTTCACCTTCCGCGCCGCCGGCTCGATCCTCAAGTTCGACGGCTTCCTGCGGGTCTGGGGCCGCGACCAGACCGAGGAGCCGCCCCTGCCCGAGGTTGCTCAGGGGGCTTCGGCCCGACTCGTCGAGCTCGCCGCCGAGCAGCACTTCACCCAGCCCCCGCCGCGCTACACCGACGCCAGCTTGGTCAAGAAGATGGAGGAGCTGGGCATCGGGCGCCCCTCCACCTACGCCCCCACGATCGACACCCTCGAGCGCCGCGCCTACGTGGAGCGCCAGGGCCGGGCGCTCAAGCCCACCGAGCTGGGCAAGCGCGTCGTCGAGTTCCTGGTCGAACATTTTCCCAAAGTGGTGGCCTACGAGTTCACCGCTCGCGTCGAGGACCGTCTCGACGAGGTGGAGGAGGGCAAGCAGCCCTGGCCCGAGGTGGTGCGCGAGTTCTACCAGCCCTTCACCGAGGAGCTGGAGCGGGTGCCGCGCAAGACCTGCCCCGTCTGCGGGCGGCCGCTGGAGATCAAGGTGAGCCGCTACGGGCAGTTTTTAGGCTGCACCGGTTACCCCGAGTGCAGCTACACCGAGCCGCTGGAGGAAAAGAAGGAGGCCGAGCCGATCGGCGAGGACTGCCCCAAGTGCGGTGCGCCGCTGGTGCGCAAGTGGGGGCGGTACGGCTCCTTCATCGCCTGCAGCGCCTACCCGAAGTGCGATTACACCCGCGACGAGGCGCCCTCCACCGGGATCACCTGCCCCAAGTGCAAGGAGGGGGAGATCGTCCAGAAGACGAGCCGCCGCGGCAAGCCCTACTGGCGCTGCAACAAGCAGGGGTGCGACTTCCTGGTCTTCGACCCGCCCACCGAGCAGACCTGCCCCAAGTGCGGCTGGATCATGGTCAAGAAGGGCAAGCGCGAGGTCCTGAAGTGCTCGAACCCTGACTGCGAGGACTACGCCTACCCCAACTTCAAGAACCGCCCGCCGCGCGGCAAGGGGGGCGGGCGCAAGAAGACCCGCAAGAAGAGCGCGGCGAAGAAGAAGAGCGGACCCAAGGCCACCTGGGCCGACCTGCAGCCCTTTGCCGCCGGGCTCGAGGAGGCCGAGCGGCGGCTGGTCGTCCAGGTCGAGGGCGAGGGGATGCCGCTCGAGCAGGCCGCGGCCAACCTGGGGGTGACGGCAGAGGAGGCCGCCAGGCTGCACAAGCGGGCGATGTTCAAGCTGCGGATGGCCTACGGCCGGGCGAAGAAGAGCGGGGCGTAG
- a CDS encoding DUF502 domain-containing protein: MIRRLERYFLTGVVVLLPLVVVLYLGIWIWNTSDVFFLALLRLFGVTPPDWLHPVLPVLGLLSTAAVILFVGMIAGHWVGRQLLTAFDQLVNLVPLVRDVYNAVKQISTNFFTRPEVHFSRAALVEYPRRGSYALCFVVQKVEDRFKPLPPGHTVVVVPTSPVPASGFVIIVPEDELIPLDIKVEDALRFVVSAGFLLPGHRLNGNGTENAHSGE, from the coding sequence GTGATTCGCAGGCTCGAGCGTTACTTCCTCACCGGCGTCGTCGTGCTCCTGCCGCTGGTGGTCGTCCTCTACCTGGGGATCTGGATCTGGAACACCTCGGACGTCTTCTTCCTGGCGCTGCTGCGCCTCTTCGGGGTCACGCCCCCCGACTGGCTGCACCCGGTCCTGCCGGTGCTGGGCCTGCTCTCCACCGCCGCCGTCATCCTCTTCGTGGGGATGATCGCCGGGCACTGGGTGGGGCGGCAGCTGCTCACCGCCTTCGACCAGCTGGTGAACCTGGTGCCGCTGGTACGGGACGTCTACAACGCGGTCAAGCAGATCTCCACCAACTTCTTCACCCGCCCCGAGGTTCACTTCTCGCGCGCGGCGCTGGTGGAGTACCCGCGCCGGGGCAGCTACGCGCTCTGCTTCGTGGTGCAGAAGGTGGAGGACCGTTTCAAGCCCCTGCCCCCGGGGCACACCGTCGTCGTCGTGCCCACCAGCCCGGTGCCCGCCTCGGGGTTCGTGATCATCGTGCCCGAGGACGAGCTGATCCCGCTCGACATCAAGGTCGAGGACGCGCTGCGCTTCGTGGTCTCGGCCGGCTTCCTCCTCCCCGGCCACCGGTTGAACGGAAACGGAACCGAAAACGCGCACTCCGGGGAGTAA